A DNA window from Vibrio cidicii contains the following coding sequences:
- the istA gene encoding IS21 family transposase codes for MAKKRTPMNKIKEVLRLKYDCGLSNRSIASCLKLGPSTISELLTRFKQSQLGWPLPESCSDADLTQALYHGKKASRDKVMPDFTQYAVELRRKGMTKMLLWQEYHEQYQEKAYAYTQFCEHFTRWLKTQKRSMRQLHVAGDKLFIDYCGPRLQVVNPDTGEVREAEVFVATLGASNYTYVEAFPSQGKSYWLEAHANAFEHFGGVPHLLVPDNLRSAVSKANRYEPRLNDSYQKLANHYQTAVMPARPYKPKDKAKAENAVLLVERWIMMRLRHQTFYTFKELNLAIRALMDELNQREMKQYGASRKALFEKLDKPALKPLPKQRYLYTETRQAKVGPDYHIEYRRHYYSVPHQLVGHHVELEASNRLVQIYHQGNLVAQHPRSQRECGNSTQPEHMPSHHQHQKWSPGRLLNWGANIGPATREVVNKMLNAKPHPEQAYRSCLGLLNLSKAHGESRLEQACKDALMLTKPNYTFINNLLKNNREGQLSKDKANTPNLVHSNVRGPNCYH; via the coding sequence ATGGCCAAAAAGAGAACTCCAATGAACAAAATCAAAGAGGTATTACGCCTTAAGTACGACTGCGGTCTCTCAAATCGCAGCATCGCTTCTTGCCTGAAACTCGGCCCGTCCACCATATCGGAACTCCTTACTCGCTTTAAACAAAGTCAACTTGGTTGGCCTCTGCCTGAAAGTTGCAGCGATGCTGATCTCACGCAAGCGCTGTATCACGGTAAGAAAGCCAGTCGCGATAAAGTCATGCCAGACTTCACGCAATACGCAGTCGAACTCAGACGTAAAGGCATGACGAAGATGTTGCTCTGGCAGGAATATCATGAGCAATATCAAGAGAAAGCTTACGCTTACACTCAGTTCTGCGAGCACTTCACTCGCTGGCTCAAAACCCAAAAGCGCAGCATGCGCCAGCTTCATGTTGCGGGTGATAAGCTGTTTATCGATTACTGTGGCCCTCGGCTTCAGGTGGTGAACCCTGACACAGGCGAAGTGCGCGAAGCCGAAGTGTTCGTGGCGACCTTAGGGGCGTCCAACTACACCTATGTGGAAGCCTTCCCCAGCCAAGGAAAGTCTTACTGGCTAGAGGCGCATGCCAATGCGTTCGAGCACTTCGGTGGCGTCCCCCATCTCTTGGTTCCCGACAATCTGCGTAGCGCGGTCAGTAAAGCGAATCGCTATGAGCCAAGACTGAACGACAGCTATCAGAAACTGGCCAATCACTATCAAACCGCCGTGATGCCTGCTCGCCCTTACAAACCGAAAGACAAAGCCAAGGCGGAGAATGCGGTGCTCCTCGTCGAACGCTGGATCATGATGCGGCTTCGCCACCAAACCTTCTATACCTTCAAAGAGCTGAATCTCGCTATCCGAGCGCTGATGGATGAGTTAAACCAACGTGAGATGAAACAGTATGGCGCGAGTCGCAAAGCCTTGTTCGAGAAGCTCGATAAACCTGCATTAAAGCCGCTACCCAAGCAGCGATACCTCTATACCGAAACGAGACAAGCCAAGGTTGGGCCTGACTATCACATCGAATATCGCCGTCACTACTACTCGGTTCCCCATCAACTGGTTGGCCACCACGTCGAGCTGGAAGCCTCCAACCGTCTGGTGCAGATCTACCATCAAGGTAACTTGGTCGCCCAGCATCCACGCAGCCAAAGAGAGTGCGGAAACAGCACACAACCAGAGCATATGCCGAGTCATCATCAACATCAAAAGTGGTCGCCTGGACGCTTGCTCAACTGGGGAGCCAATATCGGCCCTGCCACCCGAGAAGTCGTCAATAAGATGCTGAACGCCAAACCTCATCCAGAGCAGGCCTATCGTTCCTGTCTTGGGCTGCTTAATCTGAGTAAAGCCCATGGTGAATCACGCCTAGAGCAAGCCTGTAAAGATGCGCTGATGCTGACAAAACCGAACTACACCTTCATCAATAATCTGCTGAAAAACAATCGCGAGGGGCAACTGAGTAAAGATAAAGCGAATACACCGAACCTTGTTCACAGCAATGTTCGTGGCCCGAACTGTTATCACTAG
- the istB gene encoding IS21-like element ISVch3 family helper ATPase IstB: protein MNTLNDQLKTLRLSHAAKALEQQQEQLTTYAELDFEERLSLLLESEILNRNQSKIQRLKQQAKLRVDAQPSQLIYKEGRNLNRKQMSELLTGSYLHKHQNILITGPTGAGKTYLGCALASSACDQQQTVRYYRLTRLLDDLTAGRLDGSYQKQLQSLAKKALLILDDWGMEKLTQEHAGHLLEVLEDRYQNSSTIVISQLPVKEWYNMIGNATVADALMDRLVHNSHRIELGGESMRKLAQSDHLE from the coding sequence ATGAACACACTCAATGACCAACTCAAAACCCTGCGCTTAAGTCATGCGGCGAAAGCGTTAGAGCAGCAACAAGAGCAACTGACCACCTACGCAGAGCTGGACTTCGAGGAAAGGTTAAGCCTGCTTCTGGAAAGTGAAATCTTGAATCGCAATCAGAGCAAAATCCAACGCTTAAAACAACAAGCCAAGCTGAGAGTGGATGCTCAGCCGAGCCAACTCATCTACAAGGAGGGGCGAAACCTCAACCGCAAACAGATGAGCGAACTTCTGACGGGGAGTTATCTGCACAAGCACCAGAACATCTTGATCACAGGCCCAACAGGTGCAGGCAAAACCTATCTTGGCTGCGCTCTGGCAAGTAGCGCCTGCGACCAACAGCAAACCGTCAGATACTACCGATTAACTCGCTTGCTCGATGACCTGACCGCAGGCCGTCTGGATGGTAGCTATCAAAAACAACTCCAATCGCTGGCGAAAAAAGCCTTACTGATCCTTGATGACTGGGGGATGGAAAAACTGACTCAAGAGCATGCGGGTCACTTGTTAGAAGTGCTGGAAGACCGTTACCAAAACAGCAGCACAATCGTCATCAGTCAGTTACCTGTAAAAGAGTGGTACAACATGATCGGTAACGCCACCGTCGCAGACGCGCTTATGGATAGGCTGGTACACAATAGTCACCGAATAGAACTGGGCGGTGAGTCAATGAGAAAACTGGCGCAATCCGATCACTTAGAGTAA
- a CDS encoding GNAT family N-acetyltransferase, translating into MKVEFKVINLAQDYDFCVAARKDAYYCSFETYSGFDDFIAGYRERIQERQSEAGWFYIHIWLDGQLAGQLEFRSFSPEPDTGYVHLIYLLPEIRGSGLNQQVQLYIETELTRAGCNRAVLSVSRTNTRALRFYKRNGWVYCCPNPKHDETDFYQLQLRA; encoded by the coding sequence ATGAAAGTAGAGTTTAAAGTGATCAATTTGGCGCAAGATTATGATTTTTGCGTAGCCGCTCGAAAGGACGCTTACTATTGCAGCTTCGAAACCTACTCGGGTTTTGATGATTTCATAGCTGGTTATCGAGAACGAATCCAAGAAAGGCAATCTGAAGCAGGTTGGTTTTACATCCATATTTGGTTGGATGGACAACTGGCAGGGCAGTTAGAGTTTCGTTCTTTTTCGCCCGAGCCAGATACCGGTTATGTTCATTTGATTTACTTGTTGCCTGAAATTCGAGGTTCCGGTTTGAACCAGCAAGTTCAACTCTACATCGAAACAGAATTGACACGAGCTGGTTGCAATCGTGCAGTGCTTTCCGTGAGTAGAACGAACACAAGGGCGTTAAGGTTCTATAAGCGTAATGGTTGGGTATATTGCTGCCCTAATCCGAAGCACGATGAAACTGATTTTTACCAATTACAGCTGCGCGCCTAA